The following proteins are encoded in a genomic region of Pseudomonas saponiphila:
- a CDS encoding DUF2188 domain-containing protein: protein MSTPLLNKLQINGYQVLSVNHGPWKVCTAGDRLASFGTREEAMAFAAALPVRRASPATRHR, encoded by the coding sequence ATGAGTACGCCGCTGCTGAACAAGTTGCAGATCAACGGTTATCAGGTATTGAGCGTCAACCACGGGCCCTGGAAGGTCTGTACGGCGGGTGATCGGCTCGCTAGTTTCGGCACCCGGGAAGAGGCCATGGCTTTCGCCGCCGCCTTGCCGGTGCGCAGAGCGTCACCGGCCACCAGGCATCGATAG
- a CDS encoding DUF6021 family protein, producing MAAKTPTGPRSSEHASNHHDPGFDPDSPDLADPQVDPVGPARAPLDQPEPEHQRKRSRAYDPLANLRK from the coding sequence ATGGCTGCCAAGACCCCCACGGGGCCGCGCTCGTCCGAGCACGCCTCGAATCACCACGACCCGGGCTTCGACCCTGATTCGCCAGACCTCGCCGATCCCCAGGTCGATCCGGTGGGCCCGGCCAGGGCGCCCCTGGATCAGCCGGAACCTGAGCACCAGCGCAAGCGCTCGCGCGCCTACGACCCTCTGGCGAACCTGAGGAAATGA
- a CDS encoding HAD family hydrolase, with product MTIRAVVFDFGGVLFDWSPHHLYRQLITDDERRQWFLDTVCTQAWNTLQDAGRPLAEATRSLVAEYPEHAPLIEAYYGRWPEMLKGPLDEGVALLEELHQAQVPLFGLTNWSQETFPYAWEHYPFLQKFRDIVVSGQERQIKPDAEIYHTTLGRIRAHLPGVAPEELVFIDDHAPNIVAARALGWRAIHHVAAGETRRQLGELGVV from the coding sequence ATGACGATTCGTGCCGTGGTTTTCGATTTTGGTGGCGTGCTGTTCGACTGGAGCCCGCATCACCTGTACCGCCAACTGATCACCGACGATGAGCGTCGCCAGTGGTTCCTCGACACCGTCTGTACCCAGGCCTGGAACACCCTGCAAGACGCCGGCCGGCCCCTGGCCGAAGCCACCCGCAGCCTGGTGGCAGAGTATCCCGAGCATGCGCCGTTGATCGAGGCCTATTACGGGCGCTGGCCGGAGATGCTCAAGGGGCCACTGGACGAAGGCGTGGCCCTGCTGGAGGAACTGCACCAGGCGCAGGTGCCGCTGTTCGGCTTGACCAACTGGTCCCAGGAAACCTTTCCCTATGCCTGGGAGCACTACCCGTTCTTGCAGAAATTTCGCGACATCGTGGTGTCGGGGCAGGAACGGCAGATCAAGCCGGATGCCGAGATCTACCACACCACCCTGGGACGGATTCGCGCGCATTTGCCGGGAGTGGCGCCTGAGGAGCTGGTGTTCATCGATGACCATGCGCCGAATATCGTCGCGGCCAGGGCGCTGGGCTGGCGGGCGATTCATCATGTGGCCGCGGGGGAGACGCGGAGGCAGTTGGGGGAGTTGGGGGTGGTTTGA
- a CDS encoding DUF1843 domain-containing protein, with translation MSPTSQHTVVPYGVAIQSAIAEGKLPQMKALLAKRNQKGDEPKDLKNAYEQLAREVARLEQH, from the coding sequence ATGAGCCCCACCTCGCAACACACGGTTGTTCCCTATGGGGTAGCGATCCAGTCGGCAATCGCCGAAGGCAAGCTACCCCAGATGAAAGCCCTGCTGGCCAAGCGCAATCAGAAGGGCGACGAACCCAAAGATCTGAAAAACGCCTACGAACAACTGGCCAGGGAAGTCGCCCGGCTGGAGCAGCACTGA
- a CDS encoding DUF1842 domain-containing protein yields the protein MSGSNSQAEGLFPLSYRIGTAQDGAPSLILNLLVYTPDQSVRGGSTITQAVNPPLNLHSDVWGQYTYLTVMPPSASKILITAQGNQGGPGSNSIITFKLHLVVGENWKEGIANYQYFNGHDWVSVNQVPARLQESVQSSSLSTPELSGQYSAVNSTSAALYGGPIHGAIASGDLAQMKSLHRVATQQLEQLPLIRTALDAAKAEIKKQERR from the coding sequence ATGTCCGGTTCCAATTCCCAAGCCGAAGGTCTGTTCCCCCTGAGCTATCGCATCGGTACTGCTCAGGACGGGGCGCCCAGTCTGATCCTCAACCTGCTGGTCTACACCCCCGACCAAAGTGTGCGCGGCGGTTCGACCATCACCCAGGCGGTCAACCCGCCCCTGAACCTGCACAGCGATGTCTGGGGTCAGTACACCTACCTCACGGTCATGCCCCCCAGCGCCAGCAAGATCCTCATCACCGCCCAGGGCAATCAGGGCGGCCCCGGCTCCAATTCCATCATCACCTTCAAGCTGCACCTGGTAGTCGGCGAAAACTGGAAGGAAGGCATCGCCAACTACCAGTACTTCAACGGCCACGACTGGGTTTCGGTCAATCAGGTGCCGGCCCGCCTGCAGGAGTCGGTGCAGTCCAGCTCCCTGTCGACGCCAGAGCTCTCGGGCCAGTACAGCGCCGTGAACAGCACCAGCGCCGCGTTGTACGGCGGACCGATCCACGGCGCCATCGCCAGCGGCGATCTGGCCCAGATGAAGAGCCTGCATCGGGTGGCCACCCAGCAACTGGAGCAGCTACCGCTGATCCGCACCGCGCTGGATGCAGCCAAGGCCGAGATCAAGAAGCAGGAACGCCGCTGA
- a CDS encoding DUF1842 domain-containing protein: MTIGLFHTRIIVANPVIGAPVLTLDLLVNTPQKRVSGVARITQSTSPPLQFRADVWGDYSQVKLDPSSEGHIILSLAGNPSGPNSQIAETFHLQGILGLDWASGFASYKYQYQGHWHVVQHAAVSQAPVEQKQSERTAQIGLPHMHPHPLYAVALQEAQTSGDLARLKALVAQGEQQLANSENLSQAVQQLQAEISRLERR, encoded by the coding sequence ATGACAATCGGACTGTTCCATACCCGCATCATCGTCGCCAATCCTGTGATCGGAGCGCCGGTGCTGACCCTCGACCTGCTGGTCAACACCCCGCAGAAAAGAGTCAGCGGCGTGGCCCGGATCACCCAGAGCACCTCGCCACCGCTGCAGTTCCGGGCGGACGTCTGGGGCGACTACTCCCAGGTCAAGCTCGATCCGTCCAGCGAGGGCCATATCATCCTCAGCCTGGCCGGCAACCCCAGCGGTCCCAACAGCCAGATCGCCGAGACGTTCCATCTGCAGGGCATCCTCGGCCTCGACTGGGCCAGCGGCTTTGCCAGCTACAAGTACCAGTACCAGGGTCATTGGCATGTGGTGCAACACGCCGCCGTGAGCCAGGCACCGGTGGAGCAGAAACAAAGCGAACGCACGGCCCAGATCGGCCTGCCGCATATGCATCCCCACCCGCTGTACGCGGTGGCGCTGCAGGAGGCCCAGACCAGCGGCGACCTGGCGCGGCTCAAGGCGCTGGTGGCCCAGGGCGAGCAGCAACTGGCCAACAGTGAAAACCTGAGCCAGGCGGTGCAGCAGCTGCAGGCGGAAATCAGCCGCCTGGAGCGCCGCTGA
- a CDS encoding GDL motif peptide-associated radical SAM/SPASM maturase, protein MSDRLPARYLSENDLKRYVPVHVVWEITLACDLKCLHCGSRAGHRRPGELSTEECLAVIDSLAALGTREITLIGGEAYLRKDWTRLIQAIHDHGMYVAIQTGGRNLTPAKMQAAVDAGLDGVGVSLDGLAPLHDAVRNVPGSFDKALDTLRRARQAGLKISVNTQIGAATLPDLPALMDLIIDAGAKHWQIQLTVAMGNAVDHPELLMQPYQLLEVMPLLARLYREGNERGLLMNIGNNIGYYGPYEHMWRGFGDDRVHWTGCAAGQTVLALEADGTVKGCPSLATVGFSGGNVRNMSLHDIWHYSEGIHFGRLRSVDDLWGYCRSCYYNDVCRGGCTWTSHSLLGKPGNNPYCHYRALDLQKKGLRERIVKLEDAGPAPFSVGRFDLITERIDTGEAVASVSDSGQVIKLAWVNQGLASPAEGRIPPRLALCRNCLEYIHAVESTCPHCHADVAAAEARHQEDRLRQQALINTLHQLLGLPPEQPRL, encoded by the coding sequence ATGTCAGACCGTCTCCCCGCCCGCTACCTCAGCGAAAACGACCTCAAGCGCTATGTGCCGGTGCATGTGGTCTGGGAAATCACCCTCGCCTGCGACCTCAAGTGCCTGCACTGCGGTTCCCGCGCCGGGCACCGGCGCCCCGGTGAACTGAGCACCGAGGAATGCCTGGCGGTGATCGATTCACTGGCCGCCCTGGGCACCCGGGAAATCACCCTGATCGGGGGCGAAGCCTATTTGCGCAAGGACTGGACGCGACTGATCCAGGCCATCCACGACCACGGCATGTACGTGGCGATCCAGACCGGCGGACGCAACCTGACGCCGGCCAAGATGCAGGCCGCGGTGGACGCCGGGCTCGATGGCGTCGGCGTGTCCCTGGACGGTCTGGCGCCGCTGCACGACGCGGTGCGCAATGTGCCGGGCTCCTTCGACAAGGCCCTGGACACGCTGCGCCGGGCCAGGCAGGCCGGGCTGAAGATCAGCGTCAACACGCAGATCGGCGCCGCCACCCTGCCCGATCTGCCGGCCCTGATGGACCTGATCATCGACGCCGGCGCCAAGCACTGGCAGATCCAGCTGACGGTGGCCATGGGCAACGCCGTGGATCACCCCGAACTCTTGATGCAGCCCTACCAGCTGCTGGAAGTCATGCCGCTGCTGGCACGCCTGTACCGCGAAGGCAACGAGCGCGGCCTGCTGATGAACATCGGCAACAACATCGGCTACTACGGCCCCTACGAACACATGTGGCGCGGCTTCGGCGACGACCGGGTGCACTGGACCGGCTGCGCCGCCGGGCAGACGGTGCTGGCCCTGGAGGCCGACGGCACGGTCAAGGGCTGCCCGTCCCTGGCCACCGTGGGCTTCTCCGGCGGCAACGTACGCAACATGAGCCTGCACGACATCTGGCACTACAGCGAAGGCATTCATTTCGGCCGCCTGCGCTCGGTGGACGACCTATGGGGCTATTGCCGCAGCTGCTACTACAACGACGTCTGTCGCGGCGGCTGCACCTGGACTTCGCACTCGCTGCTGGGCAAGCCGGGGAACAACCCCTATTGCCACTACCGGGCCCTGGACCTGCAGAAAAAGGGCCTGCGCGAGCGCATCGTCAAGCTCGAAGATGCGGGCCCGGCGCCCTTCTCCGTGGGCCGCTTCGACCTGATCACCGAGCGCATCGACACCGGCGAAGCCGTGGCCAGCGTCAGCGACAGCGGTCAGGTGATCAAGCTGGCCTGGGTCAATCAGGGCCTGGCCTCCCCCGCCGAAGGCCGCATCCCGCCGCGCCTGGCCCTGTGTCGCAATTGCCTGGAGTACATCCACGCCGTCGAGAGCACCTGCCCGCACTGCCACGCCGATGTCGCCGCCGCCGAAGCCCGGCACCAGGAGGACCGGCTGCGCCAGCAGGCCCTGATCAACACCCTGCACCAGTTGCTGGGCCTGCCCCCGGAGCAGCCGCGCCTGTAA
- a CDS encoding VOC family protein gives MKVNPYLVFNGDCKAAFTFYAKCLNGTLEMMMTFGESPAREHISADCHERIMHTRLSVGDQWLMGSDTTPERPYLGIHGCSISLNIDNPAEAERVFAALAEEGKVQMPLEATFWAERFGMLVDRFGVPWMVNCEKRQ, from the coding sequence ATGAAAGTAAATCCCTACCTGGTGTTCAACGGCGACTGCAAGGCCGCCTTCACCTTCTATGCAAAATGCCTGAACGGCACCCTGGAAATGATGATGACCTTCGGCGAAAGCCCGGCTCGCGAGCACATCAGCGCCGACTGCCACGAACGCATCATGCACACCCGCCTGAGCGTCGGTGACCAGTGGCTGATGGGCTCGGACACTACCCCGGAACGGCCCTACCTGGGCATCCACGGCTGTTCGATCTCGTTGAACATCGACAATCCTGCCGAAGCCGAACGGGTGTTCGCCGCCCTCGCCGAGGAAGGCAAGGTGCAGATGCCACTGGAAGCCACCTTCTGGGCCGAGCGCTTCGGCATGCTGGTAGACCGTTTTGGCGTGCCATGGATGGTCAACTGCGAGAAGCGCCAATAG
- a CDS encoding helix-turn-helix transcriptional regulator codes for MNSQILFPHIGKVIASTGSRSFPRMLHDLILTQLAVDATHITQLRADPQAGADRPGKPLMQTRHPLHASNDPLLCAAFPEQPEQPVQGPLLHRQRGNLNPAQLHLTGRKDSYHYVLSVYRSSQAQSFSPQERLLLEDISPLLLPMVEKHISALQPHGDSAEQNGAAIEGLTTLRLRFAERLEQSGLHLSNRELEVCVGLLAGRTAPQLAEQLKLKVNTVESYLKRAAIKLGISGRHSLLRWMYSPQEDAPGSNDGAPA; via the coding sequence ATGAACTCACAAATACTGTTTCCACACATTGGCAAGGTCATCGCCAGCACCGGAAGCCGCAGTTTTCCGCGCATGCTGCACGACCTGATACTCACCCAACTGGCTGTAGACGCCACCCATATCACCCAACTGCGGGCCGACCCGCAGGCGGGCGCCGACAGACCCGGCAAGCCCCTCATGCAGACCCGCCATCCGCTTCATGCCAGTAACGATCCGCTGCTGTGCGCCGCTTTTCCCGAGCAGCCCGAGCAGCCGGTCCAGGGCCCGCTGCTGCATCGCCAACGCGGCAACCTGAATCCGGCGCAACTGCACCTGACCGGCCGCAAGGACTCGTACCACTACGTGCTCTCGGTGTACCGCAGCAGCCAGGCCCAGAGCTTCTCCCCCCAGGAGCGGCTGTTGCTGGAAGACATCTCGCCGCTGCTGCTGCCCATGGTGGAAAAGCACATCAGCGCCCTGCAGCCCCACGGCGACAGCGCCGAGCAGAACGGTGCCGCCATCGAGGGCCTGACGACCCTGCGCCTGCGTTTTGCCGAGCGCCTGGAGCAGTCCGGGCTGCACCTGTCCAACCGCGAGCTGGAGGTCTGTGTCGGGCTGCTGGCCGGGCGTACCGCGCCGCAGCTGGCCGAGCAGCTCAAGCTCAAGGTCAATACCGTGGAGAGCTACCTGAAGCGCGCCGCCATCAAGCTCGGGATCAGTGGCCGCCACTCGCTGCTGCGCTGGATGTACTCGCCCCAGGAAGACGCGCCGGGCAGCAACGATGGTGCACCGGCCTGA
- a CDS encoding helix-turn-helix transcriptional regulator, with protein sequence MSLTSSIANMEMPHFYFELGQLISHTGHPQFASEMLQLVDKRVPAGHLVLSEWTLDERQASSLSITLLGRAGLQKDLPLPEPPRRHDPLLHKMLEMDDSLLIQMNAQARSGHSRTTAHQCHLVSRKANRRCVIGLYRDAEQGGFSLSELSFLKSLSQTLLPLLERHAQLHRQQALKNLCSWSARPVAATQQNPLQREFDERLSLGDISLSAREKEVCLGLLTGGTVPEMAQRLSVKNSSVETYLKRAAAKLGVSGRHGLAKWMVGA encoded by the coding sequence ATGAGTCTGACCAGCAGTATTGCGAACATGGAAATGCCGCACTTCTACTTCGAACTGGGACAATTGATTTCCCACACCGGCCACCCACAGTTCGCCAGCGAGATGCTGCAACTGGTGGACAAGCGAGTGCCGGCGGGCCATCTGGTGCTCAGTGAATGGACCCTGGACGAGCGCCAGGCCAGTTCCCTGTCCATTACCCTGTTGGGGCGTGCCGGGCTGCAGAAGGATCTGCCGCTGCCGGAGCCGCCGCGACGTCATGACCCGCTGCTGCACAAGATGCTGGAAATGGACGACTCGCTGCTGATTCAAATGAATGCCCAGGCCCGCAGTGGCCACTCCCGCACCACCGCACATCAATGCCACTTGGTCTCGCGCAAAGCCAATCGCCGCTGTGTCATCGGCCTCTACCGCGACGCCGAGCAGGGCGGCTTTTCCCTCTCCGAGCTGTCGTTCCTCAAGAGCCTGTCGCAAACCCTGCTGCCGCTGCTGGAGCGCCACGCTCAACTGCACCGGCAACAGGCCCTGAAGAACCTGTGCAGCTGGAGTGCCAGGCCCGTCGCTGCGACGCAGCAGAATCCGTTGCAACGGGAGTTCGACGAGCGTCTGTCGCTGGGCGACATCAGCCTCTCGGCTCGGGAAAAAGAGGTGTGCCTGGGGCTGCTCACTGGCGGCACCGTGCCGGAAATGGCCCAGCGCCTGAGCGTCAAGAACAGCTCCGTGGAAACCTATCTCAAGCGCGCCGCCGCCAAGCTCGGGGTTAGCGGTCGTCACGGATTGGCCAAGTGGATGGTCGGCGCCTGA